The Aedes albopictus strain Foshan chromosome 2, AalbF5, whole genome shotgun sequence region gagttcctcaaggaattcctccaggagttccgcaaggaattcctccaggagtttcaccaaaaatttctccgggaacttcaccaggagtttcctccaagaatttcgccagaaatttctccaggaattccaccaggaattccaccaggaatttttccaggaattccaccaggaactcctccgggaattgcaccaggaattccatcaggaattcctccatgtattcctccaggaattccaccagaaattccaccctgtattccaccatgaattcttctagaaattccatcagaaatttctccaggagtttcaccaggaattcctccaggaattgcaccaggaattccattaggaattcctccaggaattccatcaggaattccaccaggaactccatcagaaattcctccaggaatttctccaagaattccacaaagaatttctccaggaattccaccaggaattcctccaggaattgcgacaggaattccaacaggaattccaccagaaatttctccaggaattccaccaggtattcctccaggaattcctcctggaattccaccaagaactcctccgggaattgcaccaggaattcctccaggtattcctccaagaattccaccaggaattccaccatgaattcctctaggaattccaccatgaatttctccaagagtttcaccaggaattcctccaggaattgtaccacgaattccattagaaattcctccaggaattccatcaggaattccactaggaattgcattagaaattcctccaggatttcctccaggaattccaccaggaatttctccaggaattccaccaggaattcctccaggaattccaccaggagttccaccaggagttccaccagaaatttctccaggaattccacctggaatttctacaggaattcctctaggaagtctaccaggaatttctccaggaattccaccaggaactccaccagaaattccttctcgaatcccaccaggaattcctccaggagttccaccaggaattcctcgaggagttctaccaggagttcctcaaggaattcctccaggagttccaccaaaaatttctccgggaacttcaccaggagtttcctccaagaatatcgccagaaatttctccaggaattccaccaggtattcctccaggaattcctccaggaattcctccaggaattccaccaggaactcctccgggaattgcaccaggaattcctccaggtattcctccaagaattccaccaggaattccaccatgaattcctctaggaattccaccaggaatttctccaggagtttcaccaggaattcctccaggaattccaccaggaattcctccaggaattccaccaggaattcctccagc contains the following coding sequences:
- the LOC134288590 gene encoding putative uncharacterized protein DDB_G0282133; this translates as MYSSRNSTRNSTLYSTMNSSRNSIRNFSRSFTRNSSRNCTRNSIRNSSRNSIRNSTRNSIRNSSRNFSKNSTKNFSRNSTRNSSRNCDRNSNRNSTRNFSRNSTRYSSRNSSWNSTKNSSGNCTRNSSRYSSKNSTRNSTMNSSRNSTMNFSKSFTRNSSRNCTTNSIRNSSRNSIRNSTRNCIRNSSRISSRNSTRNFSRNSTRNSSRNSTRSSTRSSTRNFSRNSTWNFYRNSSRKSTRNFSRNSTRNSTRNSFSNPTRNSSRSSTRNSSRSSTRSSSRNSSRSSTKNFSGNFTRSFLQEYRQKFLQEFHQVFLQEFLQEFLQEFHQELLRELHQEFLQVFLQEFHQEFHHEFL